Proteins encoded in a region of the Streptomyces sp. NBC_00310 genome:
- the fmt gene encoding methionyl-tRNA formyltransferase, which translates to MKLVFAGTPEVAVPALDALIASGRHEVAAVVTRPDAPAGRGRRLVASPVAQRADEAGIEVLKPNRPRDEAFLERLREIAPDCCPVVAYGALLPRVALDVPAHGWVNLHFSLLPAWRGAAPVQHSIMAGDEITGASTFLIEEGLDSGPVYGTVTEVIRPTDTSGDLLTRLAFAGSGLLSATMDGIEDGTLKAVPQPADGITLAPKITVEDARIDWAAPALRVDRVVRGCTPAPGAWTTFRGERLKLIHVVPVPARTDLAPGALDAGKNNVHVGTGSYAVELLWVQAQGKKPMRAADWARGVRIDSGESVGD; encoded by the coding sequence ATGAAGCTTGTCTTCGCTGGTACCCCAGAGGTCGCTGTTCCCGCGTTGGACGCGTTGATCGCGTCGGGGAGGCATGAGGTGGCCGCTGTCGTGACGCGGCCGGACGCGCCGGCGGGACGGGGGCGGCGGCTGGTCGCGAGCCCGGTGGCGCAGCGGGCGGACGAGGCGGGCATCGAGGTGCTGAAGCCGAACCGGCCCCGGGACGAGGCTTTTCTCGAGCGGCTCCGGGAGATCGCGCCCGACTGCTGTCCTGTCGTCGCCTACGGGGCCCTGCTGCCTCGGGTCGCCCTGGACGTGCCCGCCCACGGGTGGGTCAATCTGCACTTCTCCCTGCTGCCCGCCTGGCGGGGCGCCGCCCCCGTACAGCACTCGATCATGGCGGGGGACGAGATCACCGGGGCGTCCACCTTCCTGATCGAGGAGGGACTCGACTCCGGGCCCGTGTACGGGACGGTCACCGAGGTGATCCGGCCGACGGACACGAGCGGTGATCTGCTGACCCGGCTCGCCTTCGCGGGATCCGGGCTGCTCTCCGCCACGATGGACGGGATCGAGGACGGGACCCTGAAGGCCGTGCCGCAGCCCGCCGACGGGATCACCCTCGCACCGAAGATCACCGTGGAGGACGCCCGGATCGACTGGGCCGCTCCCGCGCTGCGCGTGGACCGGGTCGTGCGCGGCTGCACGCCCGCGCCGGGCGCCTGGACGACCTTCCGCGGTGAGCGGCTGAAGCTCATCCACGTCGTACCGGTGCCCGCGCGGACCGATCTCGCGCCGGGCGCGCTCGACGCCGGCAAGAACAACGTGCACGTCGGGACCGGGTCGTACGCCGTGGAGCTGCTCTGGGTGCAGGCGCAGGGCAAGAAGCCGATGCGGGCCGCCGACTGGGCGCGCGGAGTGCGGATCGACTCCGGCGAGTCCGTCGGAGACTGA